One part of the Solanum dulcamara chromosome 8, daSolDulc1.2, whole genome shotgun sequence genome encodes these proteins:
- the LOC129898611 gene encoding GDSL esterase/lipase At3g27950-like, which yields MEKSVTLLVLLLYFGLAFGEINDNAGRKKNKCMFPAIYNFGDSNSDTGGKSAAFREVPPPNGQTFFGRPFGRVCDGRLIIDLIADRLELQYLSAYLDSISADFRNGANFATAGSSILPGGYSPFSLAVQISQFLQFKKRTILLTDLAFSNNSKWSSSKVSIPKPEDFSKALYTFDIGQNDLSYGFQHSHEAQVRASIPLILNNFTQAIQQLYNEGAVNFWIHNTGPIGCLPFSVIDYPLKPQGLDGIGCIENQNKVAREFNKQLKDRILHLRAELPHAAFTCVDMYSAKYKLISNAKKQGFGDPLKFCCGWYNKGYEVACGQTGRVNGREYGKACSNPTKYISWDGIHYTDAANVWLAKYILNGSFSDPPVPIEQSCIHSSTRV from the exons ATGGAGAAATCAGTAACattgttagtattattattatactttggATTAGCTTTTGGGGAAATTAATGATAATGCAGGCAGAAAAAAGAACAAGTGTATGTTTCCAGCAATATATAATTTTGGTGACTCGAATTCGGACACTGGCGGAAAATCAGCAGCATTCCGTGAGGTGCCCCCACCCAATGGTCAGACATTCTTCGGTAGACCCTTTGGGAGAGTGTGCGATGGTCGTCTCATCATTGACCTCATAG CGGACAGGTTGGAGTTGCAGTACTTGAGTGCGTATTTAGATTCAATCAGTGCAGATTTTAGAAATGGTGCAAATTTTGCAACAGCAGGTTCATCGATACTCCCTGGTGGTTACAGTCCTTTTAGCCTTGCGGTTCAGATTTCTCAATTTTTACAATTCAAGAAACGTACTATTTTGCTCACTGATTTAGCAT TTTCAAATAACTCAAAGTGGTCTTCCTCCAAAGTTAGCATTCCAAAGCCAGAAGATTTCTCAAAGGCACTTTACACATTTGACATTGGACAGAATGACCTTTCCTATGGTTTTCAACATAGTCACGAAGCACAAGTCAGAGCATCCATTCCACTAATCCTAAACAACTTTACTCAAGCAATTCAA CAACTATACAATGAAGGGGCTGTGAATTTTTGGATCCACAATACTGGTCCTATTGGCTGTTTGCCCTTTAGTGTGATTGATTACCCATTGAAGCCCCAGGGCTTGGATGGCATTGGGTGCATAGAGAACCAAAACAAGGTGGCTCGTGAGTTCAACAAGCAACTCAAGGACAGGATATTACACTTACGAGCAGAGCTCCCTCATGCTGCATTTACTTGTGTTGACATGTATTCAGCCAAGTATAAACTAATTAGCAATGCCAAGAAACAAG GTTTTGGAGACCCATTGAAATTCTGCTGTGGATGGTACAACAAGGGCTATGAAGTTGCATGTGGGCAGACAGGTAGAGTGAATGGCAGAGAGTATGGGAAGGCATGTAgtaatcccacaaaatacattaGCTGGGATGGGATACACTACACAGATGCTGCAAATGTCTGGTTAGCCAAGTACATTCTCAATGGCTCTTTCTCAGATCCTCCAGTTCCTATTGAACAATCCTGCATTCACTCATCCACCAGAGTTTAA
- the LOC129900426 gene encoding ribosome-binding factor PSRP1, chloroplastic, whose protein sequence is MSTLSLSPSVGTTFYCLHNYPNGSSSPTTASPALSLTFSSTSSGFLNSAFKKNVINVPVRNRVAKSFGIRMSWDGPLSSVKLILQGKNLELTPAVKDYVEEKLGKAVQKHSHLAREVDVRLSVRGGELGKGPKIRRCEVTLFTKKHGVIRAEEDAESIYGSIDMVSSIIQRKLRKIKEKDSDHGRHMKGFDRLKVRDPELLLVQEDLETLPQQEEVEDDDKSEGYVTEIVRKKFFDMPPLSVTEAIEQLENVDHDFYGFRNEETGEINIVYRRKEGGYGLIIPKEDGKSEKVEPVEVEPEKEPSIAE, encoded by the exons ATGTCGACTCTTTCCCTTTCCCCTTCCGTGGGAACAACTTTTTACTGTCTACATAACTACCCAAATGGTTCTTCTTCTCCCACTACTGCTTCTCCAGCTTTGTCACTGACATTTTCATCTACCAGTTCAGGATTTTTAAATTCAGCTTTCAAGAAGAATGTAATTAATGTTCCTGTCAGGAATAGGGTGGCAAAATCCTTTGGGATTCGAATGTCTTGGGATGGTCCTCTATCTTCAGTTAAACTCATTCTTCAAGGGAAAAACCTTGAG TTAACACCTGCTGTGAAGGACTATGTGGAAGAGAAGTTGGGTAAGGCAGTTCAAAAGCACAGCCATCTAGCCAGGGAAGTGGATGTTAGGCTGTCTGTTCGAGGTGGAGAGCTTGGAAAAGGCCCAAAAATTCGACGATGTGAA GTTACTTTATTTACGAAAAAGCATGGAGTGATTCGTGCAGAGGAAGATGCAGAGTCAATTTATGGAAGTATAGATATGGTATCATCAATTATACAGCGAAAATTGCGGAAAATTAAGGAGAAGGACTCAGACCATGGTCGCCACATGAAGGGCTTCGATAGGCTGAAAGTCAGGGACCCGGAGCTGCTGTTAGTTCAAGAGGATCTGGAAACACTTCCCCAACAGGAAGAAGTTGAAGATGATGACAAGAGCGAGGGCTATGTTACTGAG ATTGTTCGTAAGAAGTTCTTTGACATGCCACCTTTAAGTGTCACTGAAGCAATTGAACAGCTGGAAAATGTCGACCATGACTTCTATGGTTTCCGGAATGAGGAAACTG GTGAGATTAACATTGTTTACAGACGAAAAGAAGGGGGTTATGGACTTATTATTCCAAAGGAAGATGGTAAAAGTGAGAAGGTAGAGCCTGTGGAGGTTGAACCAGAGAAAGAACCATCCATAGCAGAATAA